From the Nodularia sp. NIES-3585 genome, one window contains:
- a CDS encoding thioesterase II family protein, producing the protein MQPIQVLHSSVTCLYPNPHASLRLFCFPYAGGSSLMFRPWLKSLPTTVEIFPIELPGRGMQIKLAPFSRLEPLIKGLAPALLPNLKKPFAFFGHSMGALVSFELIRLLRREYGISPVHLFISGRRAPQIPDLDPPIHALPEAEFIEELGRLNGTPKAVLENAELMELLIPMLRADFAVLETYVYTPEPTLNIPITTFGGLQDSKVSVDQLQGWQEQTHSTFCQQMFPGDHFFLHSAQSSLLQSLSQKLNYITSEISG; encoded by the coding sequence ATGCAACCCATACAAGTATTACACTCTAGTGTTACTTGCCTCTATCCTAATCCTCATGCTTCCCTGCGTTTATTTTGCTTTCCCTACGCAGGGGGCAGTTCTCTGATGTTTCGCCCGTGGTTGAAAAGTTTACCTACAACTGTGGAAATTTTTCCTATTGAACTTCCTGGGAGGGGAATGCAAATAAAGTTAGCTCCTTTTTCACGCCTAGAACCGTTGATTAAGGGTTTAGCTCCCGCATTGCTTCCAAATTTAAAAAAACCGTTCGCTTTTTTTGGTCACAGCATGGGTGCGCTGGTGAGCTTTGAGCTTATCCGTCTATTACGCAGAGAATATGGCATCAGCCCAGTTCACTTATTTATATCTGGTCGTCGCGCTCCCCAAATTCCCGATTTAGATCCACCTATTCATGCTCTTCCAGAAGCTGAATTTATAGAAGAACTGGGCCGCCTGAATGGTACTCCTAAAGCAGTACTAGAAAATGCTGAACTAATGGAGTTACTTATCCCTATGCTGCGGGCAGATTTTGCCGTCCTGGAAACTTATGTTTATACTCCTGAACCCACTTTGAATATTCCCATAACTACCTTTGGTGGTTTACAAGATTCAAAAGTCAGTGTTGATCAACTCCAAGGTTGGCAAGAGCAAACACATTCTACTTTTTGTCAACAAATGTTTCCGGGCGACCATTTCTTTCTCCATTCAGCACAATCATCTCTGCTACAGTCTCTCTCTCAAAAACTGAACTATATTACCAGTGAAATTAGTGGTTAA
- a CDS encoding MbtH family protein, which translates to MYQEDKEDTTIYKVVVNHEEQYSIWPSERENPLGWQDVGKSGLKQECLDYIKDVWTDMRPLSLRKKMAEADLTQA; encoded by the coding sequence ATGTATCAAGAAGACAAAGAAGACACCACAATTTACAAAGTTGTAGTTAATCATGAAGAACAATATTCAATTTGGCCATCTGAGCGTGAAAATCCTCTTGGTTGGCAGGATGTTGGTAAAAGCGGACTGAAGCAAGAGTGTCTGGACTATATAAAAGATGTCTGGACTGACATGAGACCACTTAGCCTCCGAAAAAAAATGGCAGAAGCTGATCTTACTCAGGCATAA
- a CDS encoding aldo/keto reductase, which translates to MAIPGKATPEGTRRYKERQKNCSPTFFRETGEFIASSIGIGSLIGDADEQTNALVAQAVIESVRRGVNLIDSAISYRCEQGESSVGKGIQRLLELGEASRDELIICTKGGILPYSGTNATDWFYQNYVEKSNSSIKITDLIGTRYCIHPEYLLDQINRSLTNLGLETIDVYYIHNPERNLTEIAPDIFYEQIRAAFEVMENAVNNGKIAAYGLATWEGFRVSPTSRDHLDLVRLKSIAREVAKNREDRFRFIQLPLNMAMPEALLTPTQKIEGKEVPVLEAAYHLGIHPIASNSIFQAQVVGQIPQTIALSFGHELSTDCQRALQYTRSAPMLLTALVGMKTIQHIEENLALSTVIPLQRELFQELTYSIIQVLNSMQVDTQSWSFDLPKLFRWE; encoded by the coding sequence ATGGCAATTCCAGGCAAGGCTACCCCAGAGGGAACACGGCGTTACAAGGAAAGACAAAAAAACTGTTCGCCAACTTTCTTCCGAGAAACTGGTGAATTTATTGCTAGTTCTATTGGAATTGGTTCCCTGATTGGTGATGCTGATGAACAAACTAATGCCCTTGTCGCCCAAGCTGTCATTGAATCAGTGCGGCGTGGGGTCAACCTAATTGACTCCGCAATCAGCTATCGCTGCGAGCAAGGAGAAAGCAGTGTCGGAAAAGGTATACAGCGTCTTCTGGAACTGGGAGAAGCGTCAAGGGATGAATTAATCATCTGTACGAAAGGTGGTATTCTTCCATATTCAGGGACAAATGCAACAGATTGGTTTTATCAAAACTACGTTGAGAAAAGCAACTCTAGTATCAAAATAACAGACCTCATCGGGACGCGTTATTGCATACACCCAGAATACCTTCTCGATCAGATCAACCGCAGCCTGACAAACCTCGGACTTGAAACAATCGACGTTTACTACATCCATAATCCAGAAAGAAATCTGACCGAAATAGCACCAGATATCTTCTACGAACAAATACGAGCAGCTTTCGAGGTAATGGAAAATGCAGTAAATAATGGAAAAATTGCCGCCTATGGTCTAGCAACATGGGAAGGCTTCCGTGTATCTCCTACTTCTCGCGATCATTTAGATTTGGTACGGCTGAAATCAATTGCTAGGGAGGTGGCTAAAAACAGGGAAGACCGATTCCGGTTTATCCAGTTACCATTGAATATGGCTATGCCAGAAGCACTACTAACACCAACTCAAAAGATTGAAGGTAAAGAAGTTCCAGTCTTGGAAGCTGCCTATCATTTAGGCATTCATCCCATAGCGAGCAATTCGATCTTTCAGGCGCAGGTTGTAGGACAGATTCCGCAAACTATTGCTTTGTCCTTTGGTCATGAACTCTCCACCGACTGCCAGCGCGCACTCCAGTACACGCGAAGCGCTCCCATGCTCCTCACGGCGCTAGTGGGGATGAAGACCATACAACATATAGAAGAGAATTTAGCCCTTAGCACTGTTATACCGCTTCAAAGAGAGCTATTCCAAGAACTTACTTATTCAATTATTCAAGTATTGAATAGTATGCAGGTAGATACCCAGAGTTGGAGTTTTGACTTACCTAAACTGTTTCGGTGGGAGTAA
- a CDS encoding non-ribosomal peptide synthetase, with protein MQQEIIEGYRLSPQQRHLWSLQQLDSTLPYRAQFSLMIEGNLNHEILEVALEKLVNRHEILRTNFCFLPGMTIPLQVIADDSKFSVHYSDFSNLDSQQQDAKIAALFKDVLQLPINFEQKPICDIYFINLSPNKHILLISLPSLCADTVTIFKLAEEISYLYAVSCHDEELTDEPTQYADIAQWQNEIIADAQTKTGVEYWQFLDIENIFKLHLPFENKITQKSIFDPQTLTLNIHPDLVAQIAALAQKQETSTSTLLLAYWQIILWRFTGDSKIIVGQAFDGRKYEELESAIGLFAKYLPLTCHLEDNFKISEVINQVNKLVNDAYKWQEYFDWEQLNFTNKSRESAFLPFSFEFLEYPEKYSQSGITFSVLQHHVCFDRFKLKLSGARRDDSLKLDFHYDSSLFNSQLIERLASQFQTLLQSVINQPELAIGKLEILNHAERQQLLIEFNQTQTDYSPDKCIHYLFEQQAEQTPDKIAVVFEDQQITYAELNAKANQLAHYLQRLGVRPDVLVGLFVERSSKTLPKASLELIVGLLAILKAGGAYLPLDPTLPKPALAVRLQNAQPPILLTQQYLVETLPDYPIKTVSLDTDWHNIDQESSENLISEVGLKNLVYVLFTSGSTGKPKAVGVEHQQLFNYIHAVKDRLDLDGCNSFATITTFAADLGNTTIFPCLCSGGSLHIVSSQRASDPEALADYFHRHPIDCLKIVPSHLTALLASSQAQHILPKQRLILGGEACRWDLIEQIQQLEPECLIFNHYGPTEATVGVLTYPVQLGQTNHHSQTVPIGQPISNTQIYLLDSYLQPVPIGVPGELYIGGAGVARGYLNEPDLTSEKFIFHSFEEVEGNFQNTRIYKTGDLARYLPDGNIEFLGRIDYQAKIHGYRVELGEIEAALRQHPTVRDTVVLVRDESGNQRLVAYVVLEKQSAPKTSEFRELLLEKLPEYMIPSVFVRLKVLPLLPNGKLDRQALPAPDMTRSDLEGTFVAPSTAVEKVLAQIWAKILRLEQVGIHDNFFELGGDSILSMQIIAKANQAGLQITPKHLFEHQTIAELAAVAVKNRIIPAEQGLVTGEVPLTPIQHWFFEQNLLDSHHWNQSILLEVHQSLDPALLEQVVKHLLAYHDALRLSFVRQESTWQQVNANLNEVVPFTVIDLSGVLETEQAAAISATANKLQTSLNLSSGSLMQVAFFNLGDTQPSRLLVIIHHLAVDGVSWRILLSDLQTAYQQISQGKSIKLPPKTTSFKHWAEKLQEYAQSTALEQELEYWLAIAAIAQGIAPEQIAQIPVDFPEGDNTVAQAHTISVALSQEETQVLLQKVPKIYQTQINDVLLTALVQAFKPWTNARLLVDLEGHGREEIFEDVDLLRTVGWFTTIFPVVLDVSKTNAVGEAVQAVKEQLRRIPNRGIGYGVLRYLKGESRLHQLKADVRFNYLGQTDQIFESSMFAPASESTEPGRSLRGNRSYLLDINGIVADGQLQLNWTYSKAIHHQATIESLAQGYIAALRELITDCETFTDDKSWDLPEAKLSPKETVEVYRNLAFLNAEAVLDPTIYPQTSFEHTAEPSHIFLTGATGFVGAFLLYELLQQTSADIYCLVRSADVELGKKKLQSHLESYKVWDETQSNRIIPVAGDLSQPLLGLSHQQFQVMASKIDVIYHNAASINLVYPYSTLKAANVLGTQEILRLACQIKVKPVHYISTLSVLTSESHGEVKQISELHKFNHNQAPFGGYPQTKWVAEKLVATAYKRGIPVSIYRLGRISGHSKTGVCNTNDRLYRMIKGFIQLGSVPDVDTIVDMTPVDYVSQAIVHISKQEKSLNQIFHLSNPNPSRSFQMFNFIREFGYPLQLMSNKQWQTELLNAAECSLDNPLYPLIPFFASSEGGNEKEELAEDLDSPSLKLDCQNTKDGLAGSSIICPPADAELLITYFSYLIQSGFMNAPQLKDLSI; from the coding sequence ATGCAACAAGAAATTATTGAAGGTTATCGGCTTTCGCCTCAACAAAGGCATTTGTGGTCTTTACAACAACTTGATTCTACACTACCTTATCGCGCTCAGTTTTCTCTGATGATTGAGGGAAATCTCAATCACGAAATTTTAGAGGTAGCCTTAGAAAAGCTTGTCAATCGACATGAAATTCTGCGAACAAACTTTTGTTTCCTACCTGGAATGACAATTCCACTCCAGGTAATAGCTGATGACAGTAAATTCTCAGTTCATTATTCTGACTTCAGCAATTTAGATTCCCAACAACAAGATGCCAAAATTGCAGCCCTTTTTAAGGATGTACTGCAATTACCTATTAACTTTGAACAGAAGCCAATTTGCGACATATATTTCATAAATTTGTCCCCAAACAAGCACATATTACTGATTAGCTTACCATCTCTCTGTGCCGATACTGTAACTATCTTTAAATTAGCAGAGGAAATTAGCTATTTATATGCAGTATCTTGTCATGATGAAGAATTAACTGACGAACCAACACAATATGCCGATATTGCTCAATGGCAAAATGAAATAATTGCCGATGCTCAGACAAAAACAGGAGTAGAATATTGGCAATTTCTAGATATTGAAAACATTTTCAAGTTACATTTGCCCTTTGAAAATAAAATTACACAAAAATCTATATTTGACCCTCAAACTTTAACTTTAAATATTCATCCAGATTTAGTAGCTCAAATAGCAGCTTTAGCTCAGAAGCAGGAAACTTCAACTTCTACATTGTTACTTGCTTACTGGCAAATTATATTATGGCGTTTTACTGGAGATTCAAAGATTATTGTCGGTCAGGCTTTCGATGGGAGAAAATATGAAGAGCTAGAATCAGCAATAGGACTATTTGCTAAATATTTACCGTTAACTTGTCATCTAGAAGATAATTTCAAAATTAGCGAAGTTATCAATCAAGTCAACAAATTAGTCAACGATGCCTACAAATGGCAAGAATATTTTGATTGGGAACAACTAAACTTCACTAATAAAAGCAGAGAATCAGCATTTTTACCTTTTAGTTTTGAATTTTTAGAATATCCTGAAAAATATTCTCAGAGCGGAATTACATTTTCAGTTTTGCAGCACCATGTCTGTTTTGACAGATTTAAACTGAAATTATCTGGCGCGCGTCGAGATGATTCTTTAAAATTAGATTTTCACTACGATTCATCTTTATTTAACTCACAACTTATTGAACGTTTAGCCAGCCAATTTCAGACTTTGTTGCAAAGTGTCATTAATCAACCAGAATTGGCAATTGGCAAGTTAGAAATTCTCAATCATGCTGAAAGACAACAGTTATTAATTGAGTTTAATCAAACTCAAACTGACTATTCGCCAGATAAATGCATTCACTACTTATTTGAACAACAAGCAGAGCAGACACCAGATAAAATTGCTGTAGTCTTTGAAGACCAGCAAATTACTTATGCTGAACTTAACGCCAAGGCTAACCAACTAGCTCATTATCTCCAGCGACTGGGAGTCCGTCCTGATGTGTTGGTGGGGTTATTTGTCGAGCGTTCGTCGAAGACGTTACCGAAGGCATCGCTAGAATTAATAGTCGGACTCCTTGCTATACTAAAAGCTGGTGGAGCATACTTACCGCTAGACCCGACATTGCCGAAACCAGCCTTAGCTGTGAGGTTACAAAATGCCCAACCGCCAATACTATTGACCCAGCAGTATTTAGTTGAGACGCTACCAGATTACCCTATAAAAACAGTATCTTTAGACACTGACTGGCACAACATTGACCAGGAAAGCTCGGAGAATCTAATTAGTGAAGTGGGACTGAAGAATTTAGTCTATGTCCTGTTTACTTCTGGTTCTACAGGTAAACCCAAAGCCGTTGGTGTTGAACATCAACAACTGTTTAACTATATTCATGCCGTCAAAGATAGACTAGACCTTGACGGGTGTAACAGCTTTGCGACAATTACCACCTTCGCTGCTGACTTAGGCAACACCACAATTTTTCCTTGTCTGTGCAGTGGTGGAAGTCTGCATATAGTGTCATCACAGAGAGCATCCGATCCAGAGGCATTAGCAGACTATTTTCATCGTCATCCCATCGACTGTTTAAAAATTGTCCCTTCTCACCTGACAGCCCTACTGGCATCTTCTCAAGCTCAACACATATTACCAAAACAGCGCCTGATTCTGGGTGGCGAAGCTTGCCGTTGGGATTTAATTGAGCAAATTCAGCAATTAGAGCCAGAATGCTTAATTTTTAATCATTATGGCCCAACAGAAGCTACTGTTGGCGTGCTGACTTATCCAGTCCAGCTAGGACAAACAAATCATCATTCTCAAACTGTCCCTATCGGGCAACCAATTAGTAACACCCAAATCTATCTGTTGGACTCTTATCTGCAACCAGTACCCATAGGCGTACCAGGAGAATTGTATATTGGTGGTGCAGGTGTAGCCAGGGGCTATTTAAATGAACCTGATTTGACTAGCGAAAAGTTTATTTTTCACTCTTTTGAGGAGGTAGAAGGCAATTTCCAAAATACCAGAATTTACAAAACTGGGGATTTAGCTCGCTACCTACCTGATGGAAACATTGAATTTCTCGGAAGGATTGATTACCAAGCCAAAATTCATGGCTACCGAGTTGAGCTTGGGGAAATAGAAGCGGCACTGAGACAGCACCCAACGGTGCGGGATACGGTGGTACTGGTTCGCGATGAATCCGGTAACCAGCGTCTGGTAGCCTATGTTGTCCTGGAAAAACAATCTGCTCCCAAAACTAGCGAATTTCGAGAATTATTGTTAGAAAAGCTACCTGAGTACATGATTCCGTCTGTTTTTGTACGGTTGAAAGTTCTGCCGTTATTACCCAACGGTAAGTTAGACCGTCAGGCACTGCCAGCACCCGACATGACTCGCTCGGATTTAGAAGGAACTTTTGTAGCTCCCAGCACTGCTGTTGAAAAAGTGTTGGCACAGATTTGGGCAAAAATTCTCAGACTTGAACAGGTAGGAATTCACGATAATTTCTTTGAGTTGGGTGGAGATTCCATCCTCAGTATGCAGATTATTGCCAAAGCTAACCAAGCTGGTTTACAGATTACTCCCAAGCATCTGTTTGAACACCAGACAATTGCCGAGTTAGCCGCAGTAGCTGTCAAAAACCGAATTATTCCAGCTGAACAGGGGCTAGTTACAGGTGAAGTACCACTTACACCGATTCAGCACTGGTTCTTTGAACAAAATCTTCTCGATTCTCACCACTGGAACCAATCAATCCTGCTAGAAGTTCACCAATCTCTCGACCCTGCACTTTTAGAACAGGTAGTTAAGCATTTGTTGGCATATCACGATGCGCTCCGCCTAAGTTTTGTTCGCCAAGAATCAACTTGGCAGCAGGTTAACGCTAACCTGAATGAAGTAGTGCCATTTACGGTAATAGATTTGTCAGGGGTGTTAGAAACAGAACAAGCGGCGGCAATATCAGCTACAGCGAATAAACTACAAACCAGCCTCAACTTAAGCTCAGGTTCGCTGATGCAGGTGGCTTTTTTTAACTTGGGAGATACTCAGCCCAGCCGACTGCTAGTAATTATCCACCACTTAGCCGTTGATGGAGTTTCGTGGCGAATTTTGTTGTCTGACCTGCAAACTGCTTACCAACAAATTAGTCAAGGTAAGTCAATAAAACTACCACCCAAAACTACTTCCTTCAAACATTGGGCTGAAAAATTGCAGGAATACGCCCAGTCTACAGCATTAGAACAAGAACTAGAATACTGGTTAGCGATCGCTGCGATCGCCCAAGGCATTGCTCCTGAACAAATTGCCCAAATTCCGGTAGATTTTCCTGAAGGCGACAACACAGTAGCTCAGGCACACACTATATCGGTAGCCCTCAGTCAGGAAGAAACCCAAGTTTTGCTCCAGAAAGTCCCGAAAATTTATCAAACCCAGATTAATGATGTGTTACTCACAGCGCTGGTACAAGCCTTTAAACCCTGGACAAACGCAAGGTTGCTAGTTGACCTAGAAGGACATGGGCGAGAAGAAATCTTTGAAGATGTAGACTTGTTGCGTACTGTAGGCTGGTTTACTACCATTTTCCCTGTAGTCTTAGATGTCAGTAAAACTAATGCTGTTGGGGAAGCAGTGCAAGCAGTAAAAGAGCAGCTACGCAGGATTCCCAATCGAGGTATTGGCTATGGCGTGCTGCGCTATCTCAAGGGTGAGTCACGACTGCATCAACTCAAAGCCGATGTCAGATTTAATTACTTGGGTCAAACTGACCAAATATTTGAATCATCTATGTTTGCACCAGCCTCAGAGTCTACTGAACCAGGCCGCAGCCTCAGAGGAAACCGCAGTTATTTACTAGATATCAACGGCATTGTTGCTGATGGTCAATTGCAATTAAATTGGACATATAGTAAAGCAATTCATCACCAAGCGACTATAGAAAGTTTGGCACAAGGTTATATCGCCGCACTACGTGAGCTAATTACCGATTGTGAAACTTTCACAGATGACAAATCTTGGGACTTACCAGAAGCAAAGCTAAGTCCCAAGGAGACAGTAGAAGTTTATCGTAATCTGGCATTTTTAAACGCCGAAGCTGTACTAGACCCGACAATTTATCCACAGACATCTTTTGAACATACAGCAGAACCATCTCATATTTTCTTAACTGGAGCAACAGGTTTTGTAGGAGCTTTTTTACTTTATGAACTTCTGCAACAGACTTCTGCTGATATTTATTGCCTAGTACGTTCTGCTGACGTAGAATTAGGGAAGAAGAAGCTCCAAAGTCATTTAGAATCATATAAAGTTTGGGATGAAACTCAAAGCAATCGCATCATCCCAGTTGCAGGTGATTTATCTCAGCCATTACTCGGTCTTTCCCATCAGCAATTTCAAGTAATGGCGAGTAAAATTGATGTAATTTATCACAATGCTGCTTCTATTAATCTTGTTTATCCTTACTCTACTTTGAAGGCAGCTAATGTTCTGGGAACGCAGGAAATTTTGAGATTAGCCTGTCAAATCAAAGTCAAACCTGTGCATTACATTTCGACTCTGAGCGTTTTAACCTCAGAAAGTCATGGTGAAGTTAAGCAGATTTCGGAACTTCACAAATTTAATCATAATCAAGCACCATTTGGTGGCTATCCTCAAACAAAATGGGTGGCTGAAAAATTAGTAGCTACTGCATATAAACGAGGAATTCCGGTCAGTATTTACAGATTGGGACGGATATCAGGGCATAGCAAAACTGGTGTTTGTAACACTAATGACCGTTTATACAGAATGATTAAAGGCTTTATCCAACTTGGATCTGTGCCAGATGTAGACACTATAGTAGACATGACTCCCGTGGATTATGTAAGCCAAGCGATCGTTCATATATCAAAGCAGGAAAAATCACTCAATCAAATATTTCACTTGTCTAATCCTAACCCTAGTCGCTCGTTCCAAATGTTTAATTTTATCCGTGAGTTTGGTTACCCACTCCAGCTAATGTCCAACAAACAATGGCAAACAGAGCTACTCAATGCTGCTGAGTGTTCCTTAGATAATCCATTGTATCCACTCATCCCTTTTTTCGCTAGCAGTGAAGGCGGTAACGAGAAAGAAGAATTAGCAGAAGATTTGGATTCACCATCATTAAAATTAGATTGCCAAAATACAAAAGATGGACTTGCCGGTAGCTCAATTATCTGTCCACCTGCTGATGCTGAGTTACTTATAACTTACTTTTCTTATCTTATTCAAAGTGGCTTTATGAATGCTCCACAGCTTAAAGATTTATCTATTTAA